One Porphyromonas pogonae genomic region harbors:
- the rfbA gene encoding glucose-1-phosphate thymidylyltransferase RfbA, with the protein MKGIVLAGGSGTRLYPVTKGVSKQLLPIYDKPMVYYPLSTLMLAGIRDILLISTPDDLPSFKRLLGDGADYGLKLTYAEQPSPDGLAQAFLIGEQFIGNDDVALVLGDNIFYGQSFGRMLTDAVEAVSKQRASTIFGYYVNDPQRYGVAEFDEGGKVISLEEKPIQPRSNYAVVGLYFYTNDVVKIAQEIKPSARGELEITSVNQIYMQRDQLRLQQLGRGFAWLDTGTHESLSEASRFVEVIEKRQGLKIACLEEIAYHQGWITRSDISRLAEPMKKNQYGQYLLSLI; encoded by the coding sequence ATGAAAGGAATTGTATTGGCCGGAGGTTCCGGTACACGCCTTTACCCCGTAACCAAAGGGGTAAGCAAGCAGTTATTGCCTATCTATGACAAGCCTATGGTATATTACCCTTTGTCCACACTGATGCTTGCGGGCATTCGCGATATCTTGCTGATTTCTACTCCTGATGATCTACCTTCTTTCAAAAGATTGTTGGGCGATGGGGCTGATTATGGCCTTAAACTTACTTATGCCGAGCAACCTTCTCCAGACGGACTTGCACAGGCGTTCCTTATTGGTGAGCAATTTATAGGTAATGATGATGTTGCTTTGGTTTTGGGCGATAACATATTTTATGGACAGAGCTTTGGTCGTATGCTTACTGATGCTGTGGAAGCTGTGAGTAAACAAAGGGCGAGTACCATTTTCGGCTATTATGTCAATGATCCGCAGCGTTATGGCGTGGCAGAGTTTGACGAAGGCGGCAAGGTTATCAGCCTTGAGGAAAAGCCTATTCAGCCTCGAAGTAATTATGCCGTAGTAGGTCTTTATTTTTATACCAATGATGTTGTCAAGATTGCCCAAGAGATAAAACCCTCAGCACGTGGCGAACTGGAGATCACAAGTGTAAACCAAATCTATATGCAACGGGATCAGCTTCGCTTACAGCAACTCGGCCGTGGCTTTGCATGGCTCGATACAGGTACGCACGAGTCTTTGTCCGAAGCATCTAGATTTGTTGAAGTCATCGAAAAACGTCAAGGGCTAAAAATTGCTTGCTTGGAGGAGATTGCTTATCATCAAGGCTGGATTACTCGTAGTGATATAAGTCGCCTAGCTGAACCCATGAAGAAAAATCAATATGGGCAATATCTTCTTTCGCTGATTTAA